A stretch of Coccidioides posadasii str. Silveira chromosome 2, complete sequence DNA encodes these proteins:
- a CDS encoding uncharacterized protein (TransMembrane:1 (o38-58i)): MMSCVYNYLAACETLRPVRTSGASCVRLLGWARRTWRLLGLSFTVLAVVGGQGGGKVWQTSRRKKKGKKKKEKEKKRKEKNVCGPVLSPSPNPRAHWLHPSITELCRPFSPVLLDGRAAIKLLLVVVAVRDGRRETKCWRTPTVDDANTAESVACEIALLIWK, encoded by the coding sequence ATGATGTCGTGTGTTTACAACTACCTTGCGGCGTGCGAAACACTCCGTCCTGTCCGAACATCCGGCGCATCCTGCGTGCGGTTGCTCGGCTGGGCGAGACGAACGTGGAGGCTGCTGGGCCTTTCTTTTACTGTCTTGGCGGTGGTTGGAGGCCAGGGTGGTGGTAAGGTCTGGCAAACAAgcaggagaaagaaaaaaggaaaaaaaaaaaaagaaaaagaaaagaaaagaaaagaaaaaaacgTCTGTGGTCCAGTCCTCAGCCCGAGTCCCAATCCCCGCGCCCATTGGCTACATCCCTCCATCACCGAGCTGTGCCGTCCGTTTTCTCCCGTCCTGCTCGACGGACGAGCAGCAATCAAACTGCTCCTTGTTGTTGTTGCGGTTCGGGACGGACGGCGGGAAACCAAGTGTTGGAGAACGCCTACAGTGGACGACGCAAACACCGCGGAATCCGTGGCTTGCGAGATCGCTCTCCTCATCTGGAAATGA
- a CDS encoding uncharacterized protein (EggNog:ENOG410PHDW~COG:K~BUSCO:2300at33183), giving the protein MASAERNGGLLKTLVGEPKRKSNTQHTMKRVSRACLHCRQRKSRCDLDSSGNPGSPPCQRCIRDSRDCVLGSSNRGGRRIRKKPLEVKVDSAAAAAAATATAPTATTATTATTSTSSTTTNTTAAAAPFTTTSNAPHAVAVSRTKSLHLNAAAIPITAGPHPFPPQYPLHPSMTSESPTVDSIHMKDDDDDDDDDLVPIAESSFSHGVLQNPSDAWQCLTNVAQDDDGSFYKSTSPYNSESRRSIQGNGPDNGMAHAQDSPPSIESYRLVKNGSMTGDQVWDLVVHYAENFHPYLPLVPRKFFDRKNLGHFAKEERHLLTAILTIASKNRIQEPHIHEVCSGYMHELISGVAAGAPCEVEAVEALLLIAEWEPPGLQPRIKTIGRGEENRAAWMHVGLALRSGYFLGLERTSFRTDSGGDLQAIHRRRLAWASCYVSDRLISVRIGRAFWSRGPGPMTGLVSDDFPSLQPLTAGDEDYSKIFQATLDLTQLYGNVHDVLYSGMRTSSQMMLMGDYVKYVDDFRIAIDRWHDRWGNISCSPEIKVTLQMQSVYLSLYTNAFAFQAAISQTLSSKPKCTARMQREYLRATFSDVASMQDSRFIYSSVRSAKEYLRILNTSVNPERHLRYLPLRYYLYGTYAAVFLYKAHSFGVISRGEQFEIREMIRETMNRLRRASAGPDKTGTRYALLLERLWFKQSLSTPDLGPRRNTDMSIRASTNGSTETTATQVSPTNDFSWLDLEAVGDFVLGNPIAGGNIIDLSAYVHDPHAAYTNGTPCPIWSVDPNGNLLF; this is encoded by the exons ATGGCCTCAGCGGAGCGAAATGGCGGACTCTTGAAAACTCTCGTCGGGGAACCGAAACGCAAGAGTAACACACAGCATACCATGAAGCGAGTCTCGAGAGCCTGTCTCCATTGCCGCCAGCGCAAGTCTCGATGCGACTT GGATAGCAGCGGCAATCCCGGCAGCCCGCCTTGCCAACGGTGTATCCGCGACAGTCGCGACTGTGTCCTGGGGAGCTCCAATCGAGGCGGCCGCCGCATCCGCAAAAAGCCCCTCGAGGTCAAGGTGGACTccgctgctgctgccgcTGCCGCCACTGCTACTGCTCCTACTGCCACTACTGCCACTACTGCCACTACCTCGAcctcctccaccaccactaataccaccgccgccgctgcTCCCTTTACCACTACTTCTAATGCTCCTCATGCCGTTGCCGTCTCTCGCACTAAATCCTTACACCTCAATGCTGCGGCAATCCCCATCACCGCCGGGCCCCATCCATTCCCTCCGCAGTACCCATTACACCCTTCCATGACCTCCGAGTCACCCACTGTCGATTCCATTCATATGAaagacgacgacgacgacgacgacgacgacctAGTTCCTATCGCAGAGAGTTCATTCAGTCACGGCGTTCTCCAAAATCCTTCGGATGCCTGGCAGTGTCTCACCAACGTAGCTCAGGACGACGACGGAAGCTTCTACAAATCTACCAGCCCTTACAACTCCGAATCTCGTAGATCTATACAGGGTAACGGCCCCGACAACGGCATGGCACATGCCCAGGACTCCCCGCCCAGCATTGAATCCTATCGCCTCGTTAAAAATGGCTCCATGACCGGCGATCAGGTCTGGGACCTGGTCGTCCACTACGCTGAAAACTTCCACCCTTATCTACCCCTGGTGCCCCGGAAATTCTTTGATCGTAAAAACTTGGGCCACTTcgccaaagaagaaaggcaCCTTCTCACCGCCATACTCACGATTGCCTCCAAGAATAGAATCCAGGAGCCTCATATACACGAAGTATGCTCTGGCTACATGCACGAACTGATATCCGGTGTCGCGGCCGGCGCGCCGTGCGAGGTGGAAGCCGTCGAGGCCTTGCTCCTTATTGCGGAGTGGGAGCCCCCTGGACTCCAGCCGCGGATCAAGACGATCGGACGAGGTGAAGAGAACCGTGCGGCTTGGATGCATGTGGGACTGGCCTTGCGGTCGGGATACTTCCTGGGCCTCGAAAGGACCTCGTTCCGGACCGATAGCGGCGGGGATCTACAGGCTATTCACCGCAGGAGGCTCGCGTGGGCAAGCTGCTATGTATCCGATCGGCTGATATCCGTTCGAATCGGACGAGCCTTCTGGTCCCGTGGTCCTGGCCCGATGACGGGGCTTGTGAGCGACGATTTCCCCTCGCTGCAGCCCCTTACCGCCGGAGACGAAGACTATTCGAAGATTTTTCAAGCCACTCTCGACCTCACGCAGTTGTACGGCAATGTACACGATGTTCTCTACTCCGGCATGCGGACTAGCAGCCAGATGATGCTTATGGGCGATTATGTAAAATACGTGGATGACTTCCGCATAGCTATAGATCGTTGGCACGATCGATGGGGTAACATCAGCT GTTCTCCTGAGATCAAAGTCACCCTGCAGATGCAGAGCGTCTATCTCAGTCTGTACACAAACGCCTTTGCTTTCCAGGCAGCTATCTCACAGACCCTCTCATCCAAGCCAAAATGCACTGCTCGAATGCAGAGAGAATATCTGCGTGCCACCTTCAGTGACGTAGCATCCATGCAGGATTCTAGATTCATATACTCCTCAGTGCGATCGGCAAAGGAGTATCTGAGGATCCTGAATACTTCCGTCAACCCCGAGAGACACCTGCGTTACCTTCCGCTAAGATATTATCT ATATGGCACGTATGCGGCAGTCTTCTTATACAAG GCGCATTCGTTTGGGGTGATCAGTCGGGGAGAACAATTTGAGATACGAGAAATGATCAGAGAAACAATGAACCGATTACGACGAGCCAGCGCCGGCCCCGACAAGACCGGCACCCGGTACGCGCTTCTTCTAGAACGCCTATGGTTTAAACAGTCTTTGAGTACACCAGATCTCGGCCCTAGGCGCAACACCGACATGTCGATCCGAGCCTCGACGAATGGTTCCACTGAGACGACGGCAACGCAGGTCAGCCCTACAAACGACTTCTCGTGGCTAGACCTGGAAGCTGTCGGGGACTTTGTGTTGGGAAATCCTATTGCCGGCGGTAATATCATCGATCTCTCTGCGTACGTACACGACCCGCACGCTGCGTATACCAACGGAACTCCGTGTCCTATCTGGTCAGTAGACCCGAATGGAAACCTATTGTTCTGA
- a CDS encoding uncharacterized protein (EggNog:ENOG410PJSA~COG:Q) — protein MNAVFDDVATRVTGPQQRVSIHQVDVADAGQIDRLFEELVKEHGQTPDILVSNAGYGKRIPQIWDISLEEFDYTINVNLRASFLLVKGVVERMKAQRWGRIVFISSIAAYGGGINGAHYAASKGGMTGMMKNLATRLAEFNISVNDVAPAMIGETGMIPGAHVIPEVAAGIPLGRLGTVEEVANAVEMCVTTGYMTGQSIMLSGG, from the exons ATGAACGCCGTGTTCGATGACGTCGCAACGCGAGTTACGGGTCCACAGCAGCGCGTATCGATCCACCAGGTGGACGTCGCGGACGCTGGGCAGATCGATCGGCTTTTCGAGGAGCTTGTCAAGGAACACGGGCAAACGCCAGACATCTTAGTCTCGAACGCGGGATACGGAAAGCGGATACCGCAGATCTGGGACATCTCGCTGGAAGAGTTCGATTATACGATCAACGTGAACCTTAGAGCTTCGTTTCTGCTCGTCAAGGGCGTGGTGGAACGCATGAAGGCTCAGCGGTGGGGGAGGATTGTCTTTATATCTTCGATCGCGGCGTATGGCGGAGGGATAAATGGAGCTC ACTACGCGGCATCTAAAGGGGGCATGACGGGAATGATGAAAAATCTCGCGACACGTCTTGCTGAATTTAATATCTCCGTGAACGACGTTGCACCCGCGATGATCGGTGAGACGGGGATGATACCCGGGGCCCATGTGATCCCCGAAGTTGCGGCCGGAATACCTCTGGGGAGGCTGGGCACGGTAGAAGAGGTTGCAAACGCCGTGGAGATGTGTGTTACGACGGGATATATGACCGGCCAGAGTATTATGTTGTCTGGGGGTTGA
- a CDS encoding uncharacterized protein (EggNog:ENOG410PIJ6~COG:Q~TransMembrane:1 (i186-206o)): MTGSSRPSRALVLHGPEDLRLETRETPYPAAGEVQIAIRATGLCGSDLHYFYQGRNGDFVVRAPLCLGHESAGTVTALGADVTTLQAGDRVALEVGIPCRKCTLCLQDRYNLCSSMRFRSSAAVFPHLDGTLMDITNHPAILCHKLPPTISDVQAALIEPLAVCIHAVNRSKLDISAIAQIPQRDVTALIFGAGAIGLLLACVLAATQPFTAIVVADIDTKRLQIASTLPYTNITPHHLLAKQASSSCTPEADDDYAKSIAAQLAAKFTLPHGFTRVYDCTGSPSCIRAAIHASSPGGAVVLVGMGGPRLPTLPLSFAALREIDLIGVLRYDGRCYPEAVRLMASGKLDGVTERIVTHTVEFGNEGGQKAFRLAGNGVDDEGNTVVKVVVMGEKG; this comes from the exons ATGACTGGATCATCGAGGCCGTCAAGGGCGCTTGTGCTCCACGGGCCCGAGGATTTACGCCTT GAAACGCGGGAGACACCTTACCCCGCCGCAGGAGAGGTCCAGATAGCCATCCGTGCCACCGGCCTCTGCGGCTCGGACCTCCACTACTTCTACCAGGGCCGCAACGGAGACTTCGTCGTGCGGGCTCCGCTATGCCTTGGTCATGAATCAGCCGGCACGGTCACCGCGCTAGGCGCAGATGTGACAACGCTGCAAGCAGGCGACCGCGTTGCTCTCGAGGTCGGCATCCCTTGTCGCAAATGCACGCTGTGTCTCCAGGACAGATACAACCTTTGCAGCTCGATGCGATTCAGGAGCTCTGCAGCCGTATTCCCGCATCTGGACGGCACGTTGATGGACATCACCAACCATCCGGCGATCCTTTGCCATAAACTGCCGCCCACGATCTCCGACGTCCAGGCTGCCCTCATCGAGCCCCTCGCGGTCTGCATCCACGCGGTGAACCGCTCAAAGCTGGACATTTCCGCCATCGCCCAGATCCCCCAGCGGGACGTGACGGCTCTAATATTTGGCGCCGGCGCAATAGGGCTCCTCCTCGCCTGCGTCCTCGCCGCAACCCAGCCCTTCACCGCCATCGTCGTCGCAGACATCGACACAAAGAGGCTCCAGATCGCCTCCACCCTGCCATACACCAACATCACCCCGCATCATCTCCTCGCCAAACAGGCGTCCTCCTCCTGCACCCCGGAAGCGGACGACGACTACGCAAAATCCATCGCCGCACAGCTCGCCGCCAAATTCACCCTCCCGCACGGCTTCACCCGCGTCTACGACTGCACGGGCTCTCCGTCGTGCATCCGCGCCGCCATCCACGCGTCATCTCCCGGCGGCGCCGTGGTCCTCGTGGGCATGGGCGGTCCGCGCCTCCCCACACTCCCGCTCTCCTTCGCTGCGCTGCGGGAGATCGATTTGATTGGCGTGCTGCGGTACGACGGCAGGTGTTATCCCGAAGCGGTGCGGCTGATGGCGTCTGGGAAATTGGACGGTGTGACGGAGAGGATAGTCACGCATACGGTCGAGTTTGGGAATGAGGGCGGGCAGAAGGCGTTTCGGTTGGCGGGGAATGGGGTGGATGACGAGGGAAATACGGTTGTCAAAGTCGTTGTTATGGGGGAAAAGGGGTGA
- a CDS encoding uncharacterized protein (EggNog:ENOG410PFMM~COG:C), protein MLAMHSRAALLIGDITHCRKEWELLSSLVTLKEYPSGTREEFMRNCKNGAYDDVVAIYRSNVSTKVGRPRRWFQMIRRTHTIPSGPR, encoded by the exons ATGCTTGCCATGCATTCCCGTGCTGCGCTGCTGATCGGGGACATTACCCATTGCAGGAAGGAATGGGAATTACTCTCCTCTCTTGTGACATTGAAG GAATATCCCTCTGGGACACGGGAAGAGTTCATGAGAAACTGTAAAAATGGCGCATACGACGACGTTGTGGCCATTTATCGATCGAATGTTTCCACTAAAGTAGGTCGTCCACGAAGATGGTTCCAAATGATTCGCAGAACCCATACAATCCCAAGTGGCCCGAGATGA
- a CDS encoding uncharacterized protein (EggNog:ENOG410PFMM~COG:C), with amino-acid sequence MLSVLPNSLKFICHNGAGYDNIDVDACTEKEILVSSTPIAVNNATADITMFLMIGALRQAYISISSIRNGQWFGKTTLGHDPRGRTLGILGMGGIGREVARRARVFGMNIIYHNRRRLPRELEGDATYVSFDDLLCKSDVLSLNLSLNASTRHIISGPEFEKMKDGVVIINTARGALINEKALVDALNSGKVFSAGLDVFENEPSVEPGLLNNPRVMLLPHIGTTTLETQREMELLVLENLRSCLEKGTLVTLVPEQRDALHQVNGHENGHVERNGYLNGWNGVHI; translated from the exons ATGCTCTCTGTCCTCCCAAACTCTTTGAAGTTTATCTGTCATAATGGCGCTGGATACGATAACATTGACGTCGACGCTTGTACAGAAAAAG AAATTTTGGTGTCGAGCACACCGATTGCTGTCAACAATGCCACTGCGGACATTACTATGTTTTTGATGATCGGCGCACTTAGGCAAGCGTATATTTCGATATCTTCAATTAGAAATG GCCAATGGTTTGGAAAAACAACGCTTGGGCACGATCCGAGAGGGAGAACTCTTGGTATTTTAGGGATGGGGGGTATTGGCAGG GAAGTAGCCCGCAGAGCCAGAGTATTCGGAATGAATATCATATACCATAACCGCCGCCGACTCCCACGGGAATTAGAAGGAGATGCAACATATGTCTCTTTCGATGATTTGCTCTGCAAATCAGATGTTTTGAGTCTCAATCTATCACTGAACGCCTCCACGCGGCATATCATTTCTGGTCCTGAGTTCGAGAAAATGAAAGATGGTGTAGTGATTATCAACACAGCCAGAGGGGCTCTGATTAACGAAAAGGCTCTTGTTGACGCTTTGAATTCCGGAAAG GTTTTCTCCGCCGGCCTAGATGTTTTTGAGAATGAGCCTTCTGTTGAACCAGGTTTGCTCAACAACCCAAGGGTCATGTTACTTCCGCACATCGGGACCACCACTCTCGAAACCCAAAGGGAAATGGAACTCCTCGTTCTCGAGAATCTAAGATCCTGTCTTGAAAAGGGCACATTGGTCACGTTGGTGCCAGAGCAACGAGATGCTTTGCATCAAGTTAATGGACATGAGAATGGGCATGTGGAGCGAAATGGGTATCTGAATGGATGGAATGGAGTTCATATATAG
- the RPL17 gene encoding 60S ribosomal protein uL22 (EggNog:ENOG410PKT5~COG:J), translating into MVRYAAQSIPSAKSARSRGSYLRVSFKNTRETAQAINGLKLQRAVAFLENVIGHKEAVPMRRYAGSTGRCAQGKQFGVSKARWPVKSAQFLLDLLKNAEANADTKGLDTGNLIVKHIQVNQAPKQRRRTYRAHGRINPYMSSPCHIEMILTEGEEVVQKAPTVVEREGSRLTSRQRGSRVRQAITAA; encoded by the exons ATG GTCCGTTACGCCGCCCAATCGATCCCGAGTGCGAAGAGCGCACGATCTCGAGGATCCTACTTGCGCGTTAGCTTCAAGAACACCCGCGAGACGGCTCAGGCGATCAATGGATTGAAGTTGCAGCGGGCGGTTGCCTTTTTGGAGAATGTCATTGGACACAAGGAGGCTGTTCCCATGAGAAGATACGCCGGTAGCACTGGACGATGCGCTCAGG GCAAGCAATTCGGTGTTTCCAAGGCTCGCTGGCCCGTCAAGTCCGCCCAGTTTCTCCTCGATCTCCTCAAGAACGCTGAGGCCAATGCCGATACCAAGGGTCTGGATACCGGCAACCTCATCGTTAAGCACATCCAGGTCAACCAGGCTCCCAAGCAGCGGAGACGTACCTACCGTGCCCACGGCCGT ATTAACCCCTACATGTCCAGCCCCTGCCACATTGAGATGATCTTGACCGAAGGAGAAGAAGTTGTCCAGAAGGCCCCAACTGTTGTTGAACGGGAAGGATCCAGACTCACATCCAGACAGCGGGGATCTCGTGTGCGTCAGGCTATTACCGCAGCATAA
- a CDS encoding uncharacterized protein (EggNog:ENOG410PFYG~COG:K~TransMembrane:1 (o680-698i)~BUSCO:3842at33183), with translation MDTLAASESAGDKPNVDVQHAEKPQEETKFQRAISAWRSIDLANLVSKLDTTASDIVAHQRDSLVQRKDLAQKTKDFRRLDDASKLAEYKGLLKSYQAFIDLLTTHGKASSSAFLQLYSAFSEAPDPYPLLEASIDSLVLSEDTVPKLTAEKETLQKSVSHLTLQLEESEKKLEEERSLRRKLEQEQEKKIQEVEASWTAVLSEKTSNWEAKEKSYEEKAENHERLLKEIKASYEVSQRLDSQDDGDTQRSAATAAELEIVAADLEKTSLRLAEVEARNEQLRLDLAQAVSHPHSEPKHRPVEEEPEYLRLQSENSSLLRKLESARFDKDVEKNASEAKLRQVERQNARVTTERDELRTKLEKVADYDDIRRELEIIKSIEFSTGNDDTADLNDGAIEDATVSTNSKENNLEQLLLARNKKLSNELTLLRVSHRDLESQLESLREELSKTNADLERSRNLTANLENDLLQVQKETTQSSAMSIAGTYTSRYPYSARRGRASPTSSIISGFDHGVAPTNSLEAIRAGEAMGGGSGILPMVQAQRDRFKQKNAELEDELSKTYATVKTLRQEIASLQKDNLNLYEKTRYISTYNRGGQVATSSSSSAFASQPHQTSAHVASDGPFGMYLDKYHSAYEAQISPFAAFRGRESTRAYKRMSLPERIIFSITRMVLANRTSRNMFAAYCLALHVLVFVMLYMISTLEVGKQSATLGSMAGVAAAQGGSGAGASPEGWQQEAPKID, from the exons ATGGACACCCTGGCCGCGTCAGAAAGCGCTGGTGACAAGCCCAATGTGGACGTTCAACATGCGGAGAAACCGCAGGAAGAGACCAAATTCCAAAGAGCAATATCGGCCTGGAGAA GTATCGATTTGGCAAATCTCGTCTCCAAGCTCGATACGACGGCGTCGGATATTGTCGCACATCAACGAGATTCCCTCGTACAGCGCAAAGATTTGGCACAGAAGACAAAGGATTTTAGGAGGCTAGACGATGCATCTAAACTTGCCGAATATAAGGGCTTGTTGAAGT CCTACCAGGCATTCATCGATCTATTGACAACTCACGGGAAAGCCTCGTCTTCCGCATTCTTACAACTCTACTCAGCGTTTTCGGAGGCCCCCGACCCATATCCTTTACTTGAAGCGTCGATCGACTCCCTCGTATTGTCCGAGGATACCGTCCCGAAATTAACAGCGGAAAAGGAGACCCTCCAAAAGAGTGTCAGTCACCTTACCCTCCAGCTAGAGGAGTCGGAGAAGAAattagaagaagaaaggtcTCTCCGTAGGAAATTGGAGCAGGagcaagaaaagaagatcCAGGAAGTCGAAGCATCCTGGACCGCTGTACTTTCGGAAAAGACGAGTAACTGGGAAGCGAAGGAGAAGAGCTACGAAGAGAAGGCAGAAAACCACGAACGTTTGTTGAAGGAGATCAAAGCCAGCTATGAAGTTTCGCAAAGACTGGACAGTCAAGACGATGGAGATACCCAGCGCAGTGCAGCGACGGCTGCTGAACTTGAAATTGTGGCAGCAGATCTGGAAAAGACAAGCCTTAGACTAGCAGAAGTTGAAGCCCGAAATGAGCAGTTGAGATTGGACCTCGCACAAGCCGTTTCTCATCCTCATTCGGAGCCAAAACATCGACCAGTAGAGGAAGAGCCAGAATACTTGCGTTTGCAGTCTGAGAATTCGTCGTTGCTGCGGAAGCTGGAGTCTGCTCGATTTGACAAGGATGTAGAGAAGAATGCTTCAGAAGCAAAATTGCGTCAAGTTGAAAGACAGAACGCTAGAGTGACAACGGAACGAGATGAGTTGCGTACTAAGCTGGAAAAGGTCGCTGATTACGATGATATCCGTCGAGAACTTGAAATTATCAAA TCTATCGAATTTTCGACGGGCAACGATGATACGGCTGATTTAAATGATGGTGCAATTGAAGATGCAACTGTCAGTACAAATTCGAAGGAAAACAATTTGGAACAGCTCCTGCTAGCCAGAAAtaagaagctatcaaatgAACTCACTCTACTGAGAGTATCACATCGTGACCTCGAAAGCCAGTTGGAGTCACTGAGGGAGGAATTGTCAAAAACTAACGCGGACCTGGAGCGGTCCCGTAACTTGACGGCTAACCTTGAAAATGACCTTCTTCAAGTACAAAAGGAGACGACTCAATCTTCGGCAATGTCTATTGCTGGCACATACACCTCTCGATACCCATACTCAGCAAGAAGGGGCAGGGCATCTCCCACTTCGTCAATTATATCTGGATTTGATCATGGCGTGGCACCCACGAACTCCCTGGAGGCCATTCGCGCTGGTGAAGCTATGGGAGGTGGTTCCGGAATCCTACCAATGGTGCAAGCACAGCGCGATCGATTTAAGCAGAAGAACGCCGAGCTGGAAGACGAACTTTCCAAGACGTATGCCACCGTGAAGACATTACGCCAAGAAATAGCTTCTCTACAGAAGGACAACCTGAACCTCTATGAAAAGACACGCTACATTTCCACCTATAACCGCGGCGGTCAAGTGGCCACTTCGTCGTCTTCAAGCGCGTTCGCGAGCCAACCCCACCAAACTTCTGCTCATGTTGCATCCGACGGTCCATTCGGCATGTACCTTGACAAATACCACTCTGCCTATGAAGCGCAGATCTCGCCCTTTGCAGCATTCCGAGGGCGTGAATCAACCCGGGCGTACAAACGCATGAGCCTCCCGGAGCGTATAATATTCTCCATCACGCGAATGGTTCTTGCGAACAGAACAAGTAGGAACATGTTCGCAGCGTATTGCCTTGCTTTACACGTTTTAGTGTTTGTGATGTTATACATGATCAGCACTCTCGAAGTTGGAAAACAAAGTGCAACTCTCGGGTCCATGGCAGGCGTAGCGGCCGCCCAAGGAGGTTCTGGTGCGGGAGCATCGCCTGAGGGTTGGCAGCAAGAGGCACCCAAGATAGATTAG